One Actinomadura viridis genomic region harbors:
- a CDS encoding ATP-binding protein, whose product MPPHLNSPSPQPVLPGPWYRIQAVPAPDRPASAEWDFVSVLPAALSAARRGRPFVVGWLSPGGGAPLELITNAGPAGPGAGRQGLLFPSGARGVPIGERWLRQAERMVWTRCPGRLAPQVGRAEAGTSLFESTLVTLMERPFGWFVVAEPCDERRLDMEMRELHHELRMLRRGEDEQARLAVARADRRLAELDAFREAGLWRVRVLAGAADAAELGQIAPVLVGSMELGHHPYRLRSGYGSAPFAEALRADPAPAPSRSVVEPEQGYPFVATAGALAALAGLPRREVPGLRVLDAGYFDVTSETEEPAPGSPADAAAGSRADEAGPAGGPPLELGAILDGQDREVGRLTVPRSTINRHVFVTGATGAGKSQTVRHLLEQLTRAGIPWLAIEPAKSEYAAMAGRIRDLGGPVTVVNPSDPASVPLSVNPLAPEPGYPVQAHIDMVRALFQAAFDAEEPFPQIMAQALQRVYEANGWDVVTGGGVPGSLIEPAVPTLEQLQHAALQVIGDVGYGRELMADVQGFVDVRLRSLRIGSAGRFFEGGHPADIGGMLRDNIVLAIEDVANDEDKAFLMGTLIIRIVEHLRMRERRREPGAGGVVPGLRHVIVIEEAHRLLRNRGPERTSSHAVELFAGMLAEIRAYGEGIIVAEQIPTKLVPDVIKNTALKVVHRLPAFDDRHQVGAAMNLDEDQSRAVVSLRPGVAAVFADGMDRPLRVRIPLGEGREAVLPGPPPPVDGRRSAACGCECRSGRACTLYELREADLLAGHPDWAWLRLWADTLVLAHVVNRPLPAVPVELGRAWSRLAPRLRECTLATVLERAVARRSWALRHAFPPAELTAAVADVAQRLLAGENGARHPLTGTLPGPVWVIPQVRWLHELESLFPYGAGAPDKHAPAPPLEYQLPGLKQPPQPKLGHRLRALRRHPLSMELERNRPIALTALGGDDGHAAFSKDLSVVAIGLDEDDRVADVARTMSVESWLEPVLSWPDRLILPFEDPSRGLPFLSG is encoded by the coding sequence CCCGGCCGGCCCCGGCGCGGGCCGGCAGGGCCTGCTGTTCCCCAGCGGGGCGCGCGGCGTGCCGATCGGCGAACGGTGGCTGCGGCAGGCCGAGCGGATGGTGTGGACGCGGTGCCCGGGCCGCCTGGCCCCGCAGGTCGGGCGGGCCGAGGCCGGGACGAGCCTGTTCGAGTCCACGCTGGTCACGCTGATGGAACGGCCGTTCGGCTGGTTCGTGGTCGCCGAGCCGTGCGACGAGCGCCGGCTCGACATGGAGATGCGCGAGCTGCACCACGAGCTGCGGATGCTGCGGCGCGGCGAGGACGAGCAGGCCCGGCTGGCGGTGGCCCGCGCCGACCGGCGGCTGGCCGAGCTGGACGCCTTCCGCGAGGCCGGGCTGTGGCGGGTGCGGGTGCTGGCCGGTGCCGCCGACGCCGCCGAGCTGGGCCAGATCGCGCCGGTCCTGGTCGGCTCGATGGAGCTGGGCCACCATCCGTACCGGCTCCGGTCCGGGTACGGGAGCGCCCCGTTCGCCGAGGCGCTGCGCGCCGACCCGGCGCCCGCCCCGTCCCGCTCCGTGGTGGAGCCCGAGCAGGGCTACCCGTTCGTCGCCACCGCCGGGGCCCTGGCCGCGCTCGCCGGCCTGCCGCGCCGCGAGGTGCCCGGGCTGCGCGTCCTGGACGCCGGCTACTTCGACGTGACGTCCGAGACCGAGGAGCCCGCCCCCGGCTCCCCGGCGGACGCGGCGGCGGGGAGCCGGGCGGACGAGGCCGGCCCGGCCGGCGGGCCGCCGCTGGAGCTGGGCGCCATCCTGGACGGGCAGGACCGCGAGGTCGGCCGGCTCACCGTGCCCCGTTCCACGATCAACCGGCACGTGTTCGTCACCGGCGCCACCGGGGCGGGCAAGTCGCAGACCGTGCGGCACCTGCTGGAGCAGCTGACCCGGGCGGGCATCCCCTGGCTGGCGATCGAGCCCGCCAAGTCGGAGTACGCGGCGATGGCCGGCCGCATCCGCGACCTGGGCGGCCCGGTCACCGTGGTCAACCCCTCCGACCCGGCCTCGGTGCCGCTGTCGGTCAACCCGCTGGCGCCCGAGCCCGGCTACCCGGTGCAGGCGCACATCGACATGGTCCGGGCGCTGTTCCAGGCGGCCTTCGACGCCGAGGAGCCGTTCCCGCAGATCATGGCGCAGGCCCTGCAGCGGGTGTACGAGGCCAACGGCTGGGACGTGGTCACCGGCGGCGGCGTCCCCGGCTCGCTGATCGAGCCCGCCGTCCCGACCCTGGAGCAGCTCCAGCACGCCGCCCTCCAGGTCATCGGCGACGTCGGGTACGGGCGGGAGCTGATGGCCGACGTGCAGGGCTTCGTGGACGTCCGGCTGCGGTCGCTGCGGATCGGGTCGGCCGGCCGGTTCTTCGAGGGCGGGCACCCGGCCGACATCGGCGGGATGCTCCGCGACAACATCGTGCTGGCCATCGAGGACGTCGCCAACGACGAGGACAAGGCGTTCCTGATGGGCACGCTGATCATCCGGATCGTGGAGCACCTGAGGATGCGCGAGCGGCGGCGCGAGCCGGGAGCGGGCGGCGTGGTGCCCGGCCTGCGGCACGTCATCGTGATCGAGGAGGCGCACCGGCTGCTGCGCAACCGGGGACCCGAGCGCACCAGCTCGCACGCGGTGGAGCTGTTCGCCGGGATGCTCGCGGAGATCCGCGCATACGGCGAGGGCATCATCGTGGCGGAGCAGATCCCCACCAAGCTGGTCCCGGACGTGATCAAGAACACCGCGCTCAAGGTCGTCCACCGGCTGCCCGCGTTCGACGACCGCCACCAGGTCGGCGCGGCCATGAACCTGGACGAGGACCAGTCCCGCGCGGTGGTGTCGCTGCGGCCCGGTGTGGCCGCGGTGTTCGCGGACGGGATGGACCGCCCGCTGCGGGTGCGGATCCCGCTGGGCGAGGGCCGGGAGGCGGTGCTGCCCGGCCCGCCGCCACCGGTCGACGGGCGCCGCTCGGCCGCGTGCGGGTGCGAGTGCCGTTCGGGCCGTGCCTGCACGCTGTACGAGCTGCGCGAGGCGGACCTGCTGGCCGGCCATCCCGACTGGGCCTGGTTGCGGCTGTGGGCCGACACGCTCGTGCTGGCCCATGTCGTGAACCGGCCGCTGCCCGCCGTGCCGGTGGAGCTGGGCCGCGCCTGGTCCCGCCTCGCCCCGCGGTTGCGCGAGTGCACGCTGGCGACCGTCCTGGAGCGGGCCGTCGCACGGCGTTCCTGGGCGCTCCGGCACGCCTTCCCGCCCGCCGAGCTGACGGCCGCCGTGGCCGACGTCGCCCAGCGGCTCCTGGCGGGCGAGAACGGTGCCCGGCACCCTTTGACGGGCACCCTTCCAGGGCCGGTCTGGGTGATCCCGCAGGTGCGGTGGCTCCACGAGCTGGAGAGCCTCTTCCCCTACGGTGCCGGGGCGCCCGACAAGCACGCGCCCGCGCCGCCCCTGGAGTACCAGCTGCCCGGCTTGAAGCAGCCCCCGCAGCCCAAGCTCGGCCACCGCCTCCGCGCCCTGCGCCGCCACCCGCTCTCCATGGAGCTGGAACGGAACCGTCCCATCGCCCTCACGGCCCTGGGCGGCGATGACGGCCACGCGGCCTTCTCCAAGGACCTCTCGGTCGTCGCGATCGGGCTGGACGAGGACGACCGGGTCGCCGACGTCGCCCGGACGATGTCCGTGGAGTCCTGGCTGGAGCCGGTGCTGAGCTGGCCGGACCGCCTCATCCTGCCGTTCGAGGACCCCTCCCGCGGCCTGCCCTTCCTGAGCGGCTGA
- a CDS encoding Mur ligase family protein, which translates to MSDLPLRSQLAVALGRTAAKMSRLAGRGDGSVIGGRIGLRLDPELLTRLARDRKLVLVSATNGKTTTTRLITSAMTPLGEVATNAFGANMPTGHVSALASAPDARYGVLECDEKYVPMVLAETGANVVALMNLSRDQMDRAAEIWLLAGKWRKALEASPQSHVIANCDDPLVTWGASTAKSVTWVAAGQHWREDSWCCPECGGPLDREETDENSDWRCRECHFARPRPDWILKGDQVTAPDGRAFPLSQLALPGRANRSNATIALAVVSQFGVPPEQALPLLGEVRSVAGRYTTVEHQGRHIRLLLSKNPAGWLEAFDVLEPAPGPVALSINAQGPDGRDTSWLWDVDYRILRGRPIWVTGQRRIDLAARLEAADVQFTVVDDIDQAVMAVPPGRLDVIANYTAFQDIRTRYGRVV; encoded by the coding sequence ATGAGCGATCTTCCGCTGCGTTCGCAGCTGGCCGTCGCCCTCGGTCGTACGGCCGCGAAGATGTCCCGGCTCGCGGGCCGGGGCGACGGTTCGGTGATCGGTGGCCGGATCGGCCTACGGCTGGATCCCGAGCTGCTGACCAGGCTCGCCCGGGACCGCAAGCTCGTCCTCGTCAGCGCCACCAACGGCAAGACGACGACGACCCGGCTGATCACCTCGGCGATGACGCCGCTGGGGGAGGTCGCCACCAACGCCTTCGGCGCGAACATGCCCACCGGGCATGTCTCCGCCCTCGCCTCGGCGCCCGACGCCCGGTACGGCGTGCTGGAGTGCGACGAGAAGTACGTCCCGATGGTGCTGGCCGAGACCGGAGCCAACGTGGTCGCGCTGATGAACCTCAGCCGCGACCAGATGGACCGCGCCGCGGAGATCTGGCTGCTCGCGGGCAAGTGGCGCAAGGCCCTGGAGGCCTCGCCGCAGAGCCACGTCATCGCCAACTGCGACGACCCGCTGGTGACCTGGGGCGCCTCCACCGCCAAGAGCGTGACCTGGGTGGCCGCGGGCCAGCACTGGCGGGAGGACTCCTGGTGCTGCCCCGAGTGCGGCGGCCCGCTGGACCGCGAGGAGACCGACGAGAACAGCGACTGGCGCTGCCGCGAGTGCCACTTCGCCCGGCCCCGCCCCGACTGGATCCTGAAGGGCGACCAGGTCACCGCGCCCGACGGCCGGGCCTTCCCCCTCTCCCAGCTCGCCCTGCCGGGCCGCGCCAACCGGTCCAACGCCACCATCGCGCTGGCCGTGGTGAGCCAGTTCGGCGTCCCGCCCGAGCAGGCCCTCCCGCTGCTGGGCGAGGTCCGCTCGGTGGCCGGCCGCTACACCACGGTCGAGCACCAGGGCCGGCACATCCGGCTGCTGCTGTCCAAGAACCCCGCGGGCTGGCTGGAGGCGTTCGACGTCCTGGAGCCCGCGCCCGGCCCGGTGGCCCTGTCGATCAACGCGCAGGGCCCCGACGGCCGCGACACCTCCTGGCTCTGGGACGTCGACTACCGCATCCTGCGCGGCCGCCCGATCTGGGTGACCGGCCAGCGCCGGATCGACCTGGCCGCCCGGCTGGAGGCCGCCGATGTGCAGTTCACCGTGGTGGACGACATCGACCAGGCGGTCATGGCCGTGCCGCCCGGCCGGCTGGACGTGATCGCCAACTACACCGCCTTCCAGGACATCCGAACGAGGTACGGCCGTGTCGTTTGA
- a CDS encoding type 1 glutamine amidotransferase, which yields MGASQRPLKIVWIYPDLLSTYGDQGNTIVLERRAALRGIPTETVHVRSDQRVPADGDLFLLGGGEDRPQILAAQRLSRDGGLHQAVQRGAVVFAVCAGYQLLGHEFGGEEGQPVAGLGLLDIRSGRGEHRAVGEIVGEVSTELNVPRITGFENHQGVTHLGQGVKPLARVVAGIGNGSGDGFEGAYSGHVLGTYMHGPALVRNPGLADLLLRWALGQELQPLAPSWAERLRDERLNAVLSNP from the coding sequence ATGGGGGCGTCCCAGCGTCCGCTGAAGATCGTCTGGATCTATCCCGACCTGCTCAGCACGTACGGGGACCAGGGCAACACCATCGTCCTGGAGCGCCGGGCCGCGCTGCGCGGCATCCCGACCGAGACCGTGCACGTCCGCTCCGACCAGCGGGTGCCCGCCGACGGCGACCTCTTCCTGCTCGGCGGCGGCGAGGACCGCCCGCAGATCCTGGCCGCGCAGCGGCTGAGCCGGGACGGCGGGCTGCACCAGGCCGTCCAGCGGGGCGCGGTGGTGTTCGCCGTCTGCGCCGGCTACCAGCTGCTCGGCCACGAGTTCGGCGGCGAGGAGGGCCAGCCGGTGGCGGGCCTCGGGCTGCTCGACATCCGCAGCGGCCGGGGCGAGCACCGCGCCGTCGGCGAGATCGTCGGCGAGGTCTCCACCGAACTCAACGTCCCCCGCATCACCGGCTTCGAGAACCACCAGGGCGTCACCCACCTGGGCCAGGGCGTCAAGCCGCTGGCCAGGGTGGTGGCGGGCATCGGCAACGGCTCCGGCGACGGCTTCGAGGGCGCCTACAGCGGGCACGTGCTGGGCACCTACATGCACGGCCCCGCACTGGTGCGCAACCCCGGCCTGGCCGACCTGCTGCTGCGCTGGGCCCTGGGCCAGGAGCTCCAGCCCCTCGCCCCCTCCTGGGCCGAGCGGCTCCGCGACGAACGGCTGAACGCCGTCCTCAGCAATCCCTGA
- a CDS encoding TerC family protein, giving the protein MDVPLWAWGATIAFIIALFVFDLYVAVRRPHAVGLREATFWSVFYIALALLFGLAVWMLGGTTAGTEYYAGWVVEKSLSVDNLFVFVIILARFQVPAEYQQKVLLFGIAAALVLRAVFITAGAAAISLFSFTFLLFGLILLWTAVQLIRHRNDEPDVEDSWLVRRSRSIMPMTTDFHGGRMIVRENGQRMMTPLLLVFVAIGSTDLLFALDSIPAVYGVTKDPFLVFTANAFALLGLRALFFLVEGLLERLVYLSIGLSLILAFIGVKLILLFLHEDVSTSIPEIPTPLSLGVILVILVATAVASLIRVRAHPEERAKPGSLRKRKPREEEGERPRRSAV; this is encoded by the coding sequence TTGGACGTTCCCCTGTGGGCGTGGGGCGCGACGATCGCGTTCATCATCGCGCTTTTTGTTTTCGACCTGTACGTCGCGGTGCGGCGCCCGCACGCGGTGGGGCTGCGCGAGGCCACCTTCTGGTCGGTGTTCTACATCGCGCTGGCGCTGCTGTTCGGCCTGGCCGTATGGATGCTGGGCGGCACGACCGCGGGCACCGAGTACTACGCCGGCTGGGTGGTGGAGAAGAGCCTGTCGGTCGACAACCTCTTCGTCTTCGTCATCATCCTGGCGCGGTTCCAGGTCCCCGCCGAGTACCAGCAGAAGGTGCTGCTGTTCGGCATCGCCGCCGCCCTGGTGCTGCGCGCGGTGTTCATCACGGCGGGCGCGGCGGCGATCAGCCTGTTCTCCTTCACCTTCCTGCTGTTCGGGCTGATCCTGCTGTGGACCGCCGTCCAGCTGATCCGGCACCGTAACGACGAGCCCGACGTCGAGGACTCCTGGCTGGTCCGGCGCAGCCGCTCGATCATGCCGATGACCACCGACTTCCACGGCGGGCGGATGATCGTGCGGGAGAACGGGCAGCGGATGATGACCCCGCTGCTGCTGGTGTTCGTCGCGATCGGCAGCACCGACCTGCTGTTCGCGCTCGACTCGATCCCGGCCGTCTACGGCGTGACCAAGGACCCGTTCCTGGTCTTCACCGCCAACGCCTTCGCGCTGCTCGGGCTGCGCGCCCTGTTCTTCCTCGTCGAGGGACTGCTGGAACGGCTGGTCTACCTGTCGATCGGCCTGTCGCTCATCCTGGCCTTCATCGGCGTCAAGCTGATCTTGCTGTTCCTGCACGAGGACGTCAGCACGTCCATCCCCGAGATCCCCACGCCGCTGTCGCTCGGCGTGATCCTGGTGATCCTGGTCGCCACGGCGGTCGCCAGCCTGATCCGGGTCCGGGCGCATCCCGAGGAGCGCGCCAAGCCCGGTTCGCTGCGCAAGCGCAAGCCCCGCGAGGAGGAGGGGGAGCGGCCCCGCCGTTCCGCCGTCTGA
- a CDS encoding DsrE family protein, with product MGRALVIKATAGADGPERCNQAFTVAAAAVASGLPVSLWLTGESAWFALPGRAAEFRLAHATPLEDLLATVLAGGRVTLCTQCAARREIGPDDVIPGVRIAGAPTFVEEISGEGVQALVY from the coding sequence ATGGGGAGAGCTCTGGTGATCAAGGCGACGGCGGGGGCGGACGGCCCGGAACGGTGCAACCAGGCGTTCACGGTCGCGGCGGCGGCCGTGGCGAGCGGCCTGCCGGTCTCGCTCTGGCTGACCGGTGAGTCGGCCTGGTTCGCGCTGCCCGGCCGGGCCGCGGAGTTCCGGCTCGCGCACGCCACCCCGCTGGAGGACCTGCTGGCCACCGTCCTCGCGGGCGGGCGGGTGACGCTGTGCACGCAGTGCGCGGCCCGCCGCGAGATCGGCCCCGACGACGTGATCCCGGGGGTACGGATCGCGGGCGCCCCGACGTTCGTCGAGGAGATCTCTGGCGAAGGGGTCCAGGCGCTGGTCTACTGA
- a CDS encoding FABP family protein — MEPEPHPDLEPLKFLLGTWEGAGVGGYPTIEGFHFGQEVSFTHIGKPFLVYASRTWMIEEDGSLGRPLATESGYWRPRPGNQVEVTLAHPTGIVEIYVGNVAFNRVELVTDVVARTESAKEVLGGKRLYGLIGEDLGWAYDMSAMGEKLQSHVSAQLKRVS, encoded by the coding sequence ATGGAGCCTGAGCCACACCCCGACCTCGAGCCGCTGAAGTTCCTGCTCGGTACGTGGGAGGGCGCCGGAGTCGGCGGCTATCCCACCATCGAGGGCTTCCACTTCGGGCAGGAGGTCTCCTTCACCCATATCGGCAAGCCGTTCCTGGTCTACGCCAGCCGTACCTGGATGATCGAGGAGGACGGTTCCCTGGGGCGCCCGCTGGCGACCGAGAGCGGCTACTGGCGCCCGCGTCCGGGCAACCAGGTCGAGGTGACCCTCGCCCATCCGACCGGGATCGTCGAGATCTACGTGGGGAACGTCGCGTTCAACCGGGTGGAGCTGGTCACCGACGTGGTCGCGCGGACCGAGAGCGCCAAGGAGGTCCTCGGGGGCAAGCGCCTGTACGGGCTGATCGGCGAGGACCTCGGCTGGGCCTACGACATGTCGGCGATGGGGGAGAAGCTCCAGTCGCACGTCTCGGCACAGCTCAAGCGCGTCTCCTGA
- a CDS encoding YgfZ/GcvT domain-containing protein: MESPLLQLPGAVPADAPDQEIAAHYGEPAQEQRALEAGTAFVDRGNRGVVRVSGPDRLRWLHSLLSQHLERLAPGEPTQALLLGPNGHVEHHLHLVDDGETTWAHVEPGTAPALTEFLDKMRFMLRVEVEDVSDAYAVVTVPESAEVTAAAPVMPDVTGTARIIERGALPALPGTLRPAGIWAYEALRIAAHRPRFGLDTDHRAIPHEMGWIESAVHLEKGCYRGQETVARVHNLGRPPRRLVFLHLDGSVDRLPAHGDPVEIPGGRTVGFVGSAARHHELGPVALALVKRNVPVDAELLAGGVAAAQEVVVSPETGANAKIELRRTAANRT, from the coding sequence ATGGAGAGCCCGCTGCTGCAGTTGCCCGGGGCCGTCCCCGCGGACGCGCCCGACCAGGAGATCGCCGCCCACTACGGTGAGCCGGCACAGGAACAGCGTGCCCTCGAAGCCGGGACCGCGTTCGTCGACCGCGGCAACCGGGGCGTGGTCCGGGTCTCGGGGCCCGACCGGCTGCGCTGGCTGCACTCCCTCCTGAGCCAGCACCTGGAACGGCTCGCGCCGGGCGAGCCGACCCAGGCCCTCCTCCTCGGCCCGAACGGCCATGTCGAGCACCACCTGCACCTGGTGGACGACGGCGAGACCACCTGGGCGCACGTCGAGCCCGGCACCGCGCCCGCGCTCACCGAGTTCCTCGACAAGATGCGCTTCATGCTGCGCGTCGAGGTCGAGGACGTCAGCGACGCCTACGCCGTGGTGACCGTGCCGGAATCGGCCGAGGTCACGGCCGCGGCGCCGGTCATGCCGGACGTCACCGGCACCGCCCGGATCATCGAACGCGGCGCCCTGCCCGCGCTGCCCGGCACGCTCCGTCCCGCCGGGATCTGGGCGTACGAGGCGCTGCGGATCGCCGCGCACCGGCCCCGCTTCGGCCTGGACACCGACCACCGCGCGATCCCGCACGAGATGGGCTGGATCGAGTCCGCGGTGCACCTGGAGAAGGGCTGCTACCGGGGGCAGGAGACGGTCGCCCGGGTGCACAACCTGGGGCGCCCGCCGCGCCGGCTGGTCTTCCTGCACCTGGACGGCAGCGTGGACCGGCTGCCCGCGCACGGCGACCCGGTGGAGATCCCGGGCGGGCGCACCGTCGGGTTCGTGGGGTCGGCGGCCCGCCACCACGAGCTGGGCCCGGTCGCGCTCGCGCTGGTCAAGCGGAACGTGCCGGTGGACGCCGAGCTGCTGGCCGGCGGGGTGGCCGCCGCCCAGGAGGTCGTGGTGTCCCCGGAGACGGGCGCCAACGCCAAGATCGAACTCCGGCGGACCGCGGCCAACCGGACTTAG
- a CDS encoding Fur family transcriptional regulator: protein MSETWQEELRAKGYRVTPQRQLVLEAVTNLEHGTPEEICAEVQRTARGVNISTVYRTLELLEELGLVKHAHLGHGPPNYHLAAEAEHIHLVCRDCGTVNDVDPAAASGLAERLRSDFGFETDVHHLTVYGRCKACGPVPTG, encoded by the coding sequence ATGTCCGAGACGTGGCAGGAGGAGTTGCGGGCCAAGGGATACCGGGTCACCCCGCAGCGCCAGCTGGTGCTGGAGGCCGTGACCAACCTCGAACACGGGACCCCTGAGGAGATCTGCGCCGAGGTGCAGCGCACCGCCCGCGGCGTGAACATCTCCACCGTCTACCGCACGCTGGAGCTCCTGGAGGAGCTCGGGCTCGTCAAGCACGCCCACCTGGGGCACGGCCCGCCCAACTACCATCTGGCCGCGGAGGCCGAGCACATCCATCTGGTGTGCCGGGACTGCGGCACGGTCAACGACGTCGACCCCGCCGCCGCGTCCGGGCTGGCGGAGCGGCTGCGGAGCGACTTCGGCTTCGAGACCGACGTGCACCATCTCACCGTGTACGGCCGCTGCAAGGCGTGCGGGCCCGTCCCCACCGGCTGA
- the dtd gene encoding D-aminoacyl-tRNA deacylase: MRAVVQRVSEASVSVGGHVAGAIEGPGLLVLVGVTHDDTPAHARRLAAKLWGLRVLEDERSCSDLNAPLLVISQFTLYGDARKGRRPTWIAAAPGPVAEPLVEAVVTELRALGATVETGVFGADMKVALVNDGPITLIVEV, from the coding sequence ATGCGTGCCGTAGTCCAGAGGGTGAGCGAGGCGAGCGTGTCCGTCGGCGGGCACGTCGCGGGGGCGATCGAAGGTCCGGGGCTGCTGGTCCTGGTGGGGGTGACGCACGACGACACCCCGGCGCACGCCCGCCGGCTGGCCGCCAAGCTGTGGGGGCTGCGCGTGCTGGAGGACGAGCGGTCGTGCTCGGACCTGAACGCCCCGCTCCTGGTGATCAGCCAGTTCACGCTGTACGGGGACGCCCGCAAGGGCCGCCGGCCGACCTGGATCGCCGCCGCGCCGGGGCCGGTGGCCGAGCCCCTGGTCGAGGCCGTGGTGACCGAGCTGAGGGCGCTCGGCGCGACCGTGGAGACCGGCGTCTTCGGGGCGGACATGAAGGTCGCCCTGGTCAACGACGGCCCGATCACCCTGATCGTGGAGGTCTGA
- a CDS encoding 3-keto-5-aminohexanoate cleavage protein, which translates to MRATTLITVAPTGAESAKADVPALPVTLDELVQTARECEAAGAAVVHVHVRDGDARPTLDPVRLRDTVQALREATGLIVQLSTGGAVTDSYEDRLRVLEAGPDGCSLTCGTVNFGDEVFMNPWPFMVELYRRTQEMEVVPEFELFDLGHIAALHRLLDGHGAPYGGHVHCDLVMGVPGGMPGDARTLVAAVEALPAGATWSATGVGRTSLPVMYAALAAGGHLRVGMEDTLTYAKGRPVTANAELVDRAATLADLAQRPPMTAPQAREFLGVKER; encoded by the coding sequence ATGCGAGCAACGACGCTCATCACGGTGGCACCCACCGGCGCCGAGTCCGCCAAGGCGGACGTCCCGGCGCTGCCGGTCACCCTTGACGAACTCGTCCAGACCGCCCGGGAGTGCGAGGCCGCCGGGGCCGCGGTCGTCCACGTCCACGTCCGGGACGGCGACGCGCGGCCGACGCTGGACCCGGTGCGGCTGCGCGACACGGTCCAGGCGCTGCGGGAGGCGACCGGCCTGATCGTGCAGCTGTCCACCGGGGGCGCGGTCACCGACTCCTACGAGGACCGGCTGCGGGTCCTGGAGGCCGGGCCGGACGGGTGCTCGCTGACGTGCGGCACGGTGAACTTCGGCGACGAGGTCTTCATGAACCCGTGGCCGTTCATGGTGGAGCTTTACCGGCGCACGCAGGAGATGGAGGTCGTTCCGGAGTTCGAGCTGTTCGACCTCGGGCACATCGCGGCGCTGCACCGGCTGCTGGACGGGCACGGCGCCCCGTACGGCGGGCACGTCCACTGCGACCTGGTGATGGGCGTGCCGGGCGGGATGCCGGGGGACGCCCGGACGCTGGTGGCGGCGGTCGAGGCGCTGCCCGCCGGGGCGACCTGGTCGGCGACGGGCGTCGGCCGCACGTCCCTGCCCGTGATGTACGCGGCGCTCGCCGCGGGGGGCCATCTGCGGGTCGGCATGGAGGACACGCTGACCTATGCCAAGGGGCGCCCGGTGACCGCCAACGCCGAACTGGTCGACCGTGCCGCGACGCTGGCCGACCTGGCGCAGCGCCCGCCGATGACCGCGCCGCAGGCCCGCGAGTTCCTGGGCGTCAAGGAACGCTGA
- a CDS encoding asparaginase, whose product MVEINPVLVEVERSGFVESWHRGSVAGLDEGGAMALRLGVPDEPIFPRSAVKPMQAVAMLRCGLDLADQELALAAGSHSGEDFHVEGAEKILSGAGLTAEALRCPPQWPLDSSAALDAARDEGGRSRLRMNCSGKHAAMLATCVAAGWATEGYTDLDHPLQAAVRTAVEHLTGEEPVTAGVDGCGAPLFAVSATGVARAFRALVLAPPGTPERRVADAMRAHPQWTSGTRREERRLMDAVPGLLVKCGAEGVDAFALGDGRAGIVKIDDGAMRARTPVTVALLRALGVDGVPGIDAAALEELATVPVYGGERRVGAVRPAPGVFP is encoded by the coding sequence ATGGTGGAGATCAATCCGGTGCTGGTCGAGGTGGAACGGTCCGGGTTCGTGGAGTCCTGGCATCGAGGATCGGTCGCCGGCCTGGACGAGGGCGGCGCGATGGCGCTGCGGCTGGGCGTACCGGACGAGCCGATCTTCCCGCGGTCGGCGGTCAAGCCGATGCAGGCGGTGGCGATGCTCCGGTGCGGCCTGGACCTGGCCGACCAGGAGCTGGCGCTGGCGGCGGGCAGCCACTCGGGCGAGGACTTCCACGTGGAGGGCGCGGAGAAGATCCTCTCCGGGGCGGGGCTGACCGCCGAGGCGCTGCGCTGCCCGCCGCAGTGGCCGCTGGACAGCTCGGCGGCGCTGGACGCCGCGCGGGACGAGGGCGGCCGGTCCCGGCTGCGGATGAACTGCTCCGGCAAGCACGCCGCCATGCTCGCCACCTGCGTGGCCGCGGGCTGGGCGACCGAGGGCTACACCGATCTGGACCACCCGCTCCAGGCGGCCGTCCGTACCGCCGTGGAGCACCTGACCGGGGAGGAGCCCGTCACGGCCGGGGTGGACGGGTGCGGCGCCCCGCTGTTCGCGGTGTCGGCGACCGGGGTGGCGCGGGCGTTCCGGGCCCTGGTGCTGGCCCCGCCGGGGACGCCCGAGCGCCGGGTCGCCGACGCGATGCGGGCGCATCCGCAGTGGACCTCGGGCACCCGCAGGGAGGAGCGCCGCCTGATGGACGCGGTGCCCGGGCTGCTGGTCAAGTGCGGGGCCGAGGGCGTGGACGCCTTCGCCCTCGGCGACGGCCGCGCCGGGATCGTGAAGATCGACGACGGGGCGATGCGGGCCCGTACGCCGGTCACCGTCGCGCTGCTGCGGGCGCTGGGCGTGGACGGGGTGCCCGGGATCGACGCGGCGGCCCTGGAGGAGCTGGCGACCGTTCCGGTCTACGGCGGCGAACGGCGGGTCGGGGCGGTCCGTCCCGCGCCGGGCGTCTTCCCCTGA